From Actinomyces slackii, a single genomic window includes:
- a CDS encoding TetR/AcrR family transcriptional regulator, which translates to MVDATITEEIMETTALTQVVPDSGLPDSGTTPRGNDRRQAIIEAAAAQLRESGPSGVSHRSVAKRAGCSLSATTYYFKGLDDLLHHAGLHNISLWAARAERVADQVESLSGPLRIEQRVSHLLRATLPAQGPYMGHYLQLIAAGTSAPVEQAYREGRQRLNAAVSRVLEHLGSPVEPEMVIAVVDGAAVTALSEGRDVRATAAQYLTILISAANGLPVPQVVETRST; encoded by the coding sequence ATGGTTGATGCCACGATAACGGAGGAGATCATGGAGACAACCGCCCTCACGCAGGTCGTGCCCGATTCCGGTCTACCGGACTCGGGCACGACTCCCCGGGGAAACGACCGCCGGCAGGCCATCATCGAGGCCGCTGCGGCACAACTACGAGAGTCCGGGCCATCGGGGGTCAGCCACCGCAGCGTGGCAAAACGGGCGGGATGCTCGCTGTCTGCCACCACCTACTACTTCAAGGGCCTCGATGACCTGCTCCACCACGCGGGCCTGCACAATATCTCGCTGTGGGCCGCCCGCGCGGAGCGCGTGGCCGACCAGGTCGAGTCCCTGTCCGGGCCGCTGCGCATCGAGCAGCGGGTCTCCCACCTGCTGCGAGCCACCCTTCCCGCGCAGGGTCCCTATATGGGCCACTACCTTCAGCTGATCGCCGCGGGGACCTCGGCCCCGGTGGAGCAGGCCTACCGCGAGGGGCGCCAGCGCCTCAATGCCGCCGTCTCCCGGGTCCTGGAACACCTGGGCAGTCCTGTGGAGCCCGAGATGGTCATCGCGGTGGTCGACGGCGCCGCTGTCACGGCCCTGAGCGAAGGCCGTGACGTGCGCGCCACCGCTGCGCAGTACCTGACCATCCTCATCAGCGCGGCCAACGGTCTGCCGGTGCCGCAGGTCGTGGAGACCCGCAGCACCTGA
- the coaBC gene encoding bifunctional phosphopantothenoylcysteine decarboxylase/phosphopantothenate--cysteine ligase CoaBC gives MQAHSSPRRGTARIVLGVSGSISAYKAPFIIRQLREAGHEVKVVATQSALRFIGAPALAAISGQPIASGIFEDPAAVEHVAVAEWADLVVVAPASADLIARVRAGRADDMLTATLLTTAAPVLIAPAMHTQMWLNAATQENVSRLRSRGLMVMDPDDGPLTGKDSGLGRLPEPERIVHEALALLRRATAPAGPAHPGAPDLTGRHIVVSAGGTREPIDPVRFLGNWSSGRQGCALAAAAAQCGARVTLVQAHVSPELLAALPARVETVPAGTALEMEAAVRRAATDADAVIMAAAVADHRPARVAATKIKKHDAADGPDGPAASPAAIDLTENPDILAGLVADPPRPGQIVMGFAAETGDEAAGVLEHGAAKARRKGADLLAVNQVGGGRGFGEVPNSVIVLDRKGERVAQAQGSKEDVARALIALIGERLDGGPGSAPV, from the coding sequence ATGCAGGCGCATTCCTCGCCCCGCAGGGGCACCGCGCGCATCGTCCTGGGGGTCTCCGGCTCCATCTCGGCCTACAAGGCCCCTTTCATCATCCGGCAGCTGCGCGAGGCGGGGCACGAGGTCAAGGTGGTGGCCACGCAGTCCGCGCTGCGCTTCATCGGCGCCCCAGCGCTGGCCGCGATCAGCGGGCAGCCCATCGCCAGCGGCATCTTCGAGGATCCCGCCGCCGTCGAGCATGTGGCGGTGGCCGAGTGGGCCGACCTGGTGGTCGTCGCTCCCGCCTCAGCAGACCTCATCGCCCGGGTCAGGGCGGGCCGGGCCGATGACATGCTCACGGCCACCCTTCTCACCACCGCGGCGCCGGTGCTCATCGCCCCAGCCATGCACACCCAGATGTGGCTCAACGCCGCCACCCAGGAGAACGTCAGCCGGCTCCGCAGCCGCGGCCTGATGGTCATGGACCCCGATGACGGGCCCCTGACCGGAAAGGACTCGGGTCTTGGCCGCCTGCCCGAGCCCGAGCGGATCGTCCACGAGGCCCTGGCCCTGCTCAGACGCGCGACGGCTCCAGCCGGCCCCGCCCACCCGGGGGCGCCGGACCTGACAGGCCGGCACATCGTGGTCTCCGCAGGAGGCACCCGAGAGCCGATCGACCCGGTGCGATTCCTGGGCAACTGGTCCTCGGGGAGGCAGGGCTGCGCCCTTGCCGCAGCGGCGGCGCAGTGCGGGGCGCGCGTCACCCTGGTGCAGGCGCATGTCAGCCCCGAGCTGCTGGCGGCCCTGCCCGCGCGAGTGGAGACCGTCCCGGCGGGAACCGCCCTGGAGATGGAGGCCGCCGTGCGTCGGGCCGCGACGGATGCCGATGCCGTCATCATGGCCGCCGCCGTCGCCGATCACCGACCCGCCCGCGTGGCCGCCACCAAGATCAAGAAGCATGACGCCGCAGACGGTCCAGACGGTCCAGCCGCCTCACCTGCTGCGATCGACCTGACGGAGAATCCGGACATTCTGGCCGGCCTGGTTGCCGATCCGCCCCGGCCCGGCCAGATCGTCATGGGATTCGCCGCCGAGACCGGCGACGAGGCCGCCGGGGTGCTGGAGCACGGCGCGGCCAAGGCCCGGCGCAAGGGCGCGGACCTCCTGGCCGTCAACCAGGTCGGGGGCGGGCGCGGATTCGGCGAGGTGCCCAACAGCGTCATCGTGCTGGACCGCAAGGGCGAGCGTGTCGCGCAGGCCCAGGGGAGCAAGGAGGACGTCGCCCGCGCGCTGATCGCCCTGATCGGCGAGCGCCTGGACGGTGGTCCAGGGTCCGCCCCCGTGTGA
- the pyrF gene encoding orotidine-5'-phosphate decarboxylase encodes MQDHEAFPGTPGTLPFGARLSEAMDAHGPLCVGIDPHPGLLRAWGLADSPAGLRDFTLRTTEALAGRVAAVKPQSAFFERHGSAGIAVLEEALAALRDGGTLSILDVKRGDIGSTMAGYAQAYLGDGPLAADAVTLAPYLGYGALAPALELAESNQRGVFVLALTSNPEGAAVQHARDPQGLPVARSIAEAAGISNAPARAAGILGSVGLVVGATIGSAVADLGIDLRASGGALLAPGVGAQGAGARELERVFGAARRQVLASTSRAVLGAGPGIEDLRAAAASAAAEAHSALR; translated from the coding sequence ATCCAGGACCACGAAGCCTTCCCGGGCACTCCGGGCACTCTGCCCTTCGGCGCCCGTCTCAGTGAGGCCATGGACGCTCACGGTCCCCTGTGCGTGGGAATCGACCCTCATCCCGGACTGCTGCGCGCCTGGGGCCTGGCCGACTCACCCGCGGGTCTGCGCGACTTCACCCTGCGCACCACCGAGGCGCTGGCCGGGAGGGTGGCCGCGGTCAAGCCGCAGTCGGCCTTCTTCGAGCGCCACGGCAGCGCGGGCATCGCTGTTCTGGAGGAGGCGCTGGCCGCCCTTCGAGATGGCGGAACCCTGTCCATCCTGGATGTCAAGCGCGGCGATATCGGCTCCACGATGGCCGGCTACGCCCAGGCCTACCTGGGCGATGGCCCCCTGGCCGCCGACGCCGTGACCCTGGCTCCCTACCTGGGCTACGGGGCCCTGGCCCCCGCCCTGGAGCTGGCCGAGAGCAACCAGCGGGGTGTGTTCGTCCTGGCCCTGACCTCCAACCCTGAGGGGGCCGCGGTCCAGCACGCCCGCGACCCGCAGGGCCTGCCCGTGGCCCGTTCCATCGCCGAGGCCGCGGGAATCTCCAACGCCCCGGCGCGCGCAGCCGGGATCCTGGGCAGCGTGGGCCTGGTGGTGGGAGCGACCATCGGCAGCGCGGTGGCCGATCTGGGCATCGACCTGCGGGCCAGTGGCGGTGCGCTCCTGGCCCCCGGCGTGGGGGCCCAGGGCGCCGGGGCACGGGAGCTGGAGCGGGTCTTCGGGGCGGCGCGCCGCCAGGTCCTGGCCTCAACCTCCCGGGCGGTGCTGGGAGCGGGCCCGGGCATCGAGGATCTGCGCGCTGCTGCGGCATCGGCGGCTGCGGAGGCCCATTCCGCGCTGCGCTGA
- a CDS encoding primosomal protein N' family DNA-binding protein: MGLSGGAGLSEPAPLGTQGELLDIPEASSRTVRVAGVDRPVARVLLDSSVPHLDRVFDYAVPAELAEQARPGTQVMVRFGGQEMRGWVWERASTTTHLGLLTQVRRVVSDLPVLPEASRRLIDALAARQAGIRADLVRLAVPQRHATTEAAMRDQAPVRLATWQAPQPAVWESYDGGPQFLSELADGGAPRGAWCALPPGGSGARAQCLALAVRAALAGDRGVLIVVATTDQADELADSLSGALQDEDVVVLSAEHGPARRYRAFLKLLLGRSRVVVGTRAAAFAPVHRLGLAVIWDDGDHRLDERRAPYVHARTVLALRSSLEGAGLLLAGYTRTVEAQSLVEQGWCADLLAPRELRRQCAPRIEVPGLPELDAEGASGSARIPSLAHRLLKEGLTEGPVLVQVPRSGYAPMVACADCRTAARCRHCGGPLAMLRDHRTFCRWCARPQGAWTCTECGGQALRMVVVGSTRTGEELGRALPGTPVVISGAREDHGVLRSVDDSPRLVVATPGAEPVAQGGYRAVLLLDGAALSARADLGAGSEALRRWTNAAVLARPDARVMLLGHPDQTVSQAFLRWDHAGYASRELADRAELHLPPAWRAARIDGPQREVESLAAQLSSGFEVLGPVMPRREPAQAPTARALVRAPLSRGHDLARALLLAMRERSIRREEPVRVEVDPTVLW; the protein is encoded by the coding sequence ATGGGGCTGAGCGGGGGAGCGGGGCTGAGTGAGCCGGCCCCGCTCGGCACCCAGGGCGAGCTCTTGGACATTCCCGAGGCGTCCTCGCGCACCGTGCGCGTTGCGGGCGTGGACCGTCCCGTGGCGCGCGTGCTGCTGGACTCCTCGGTGCCGCATCTGGACCGTGTCTTCGACTACGCCGTGCCCGCGGAGCTCGCCGAGCAGGCCCGCCCCGGCACGCAGGTGATGGTGCGCTTCGGCGGTCAGGAGATGCGCGGATGGGTGTGGGAGCGCGCCTCGACCACCACCCACCTGGGGCTGTTGACTCAGGTGCGGCGGGTGGTCTCCGATCTGCCGGTGCTGCCCGAGGCCTCCAGGCGCCTCATCGATGCCCTGGCAGCGCGTCAGGCGGGCATTCGTGCTGATCTTGTGCGCCTGGCCGTCCCTCAGCGTCATGCCACCACCGAGGCCGCCATGCGCGATCAGGCCCCGGTCCGCCTGGCCACCTGGCAGGCCCCCCAGCCCGCCGTCTGGGAGTCCTATGACGGCGGCCCGCAGTTCCTCAGCGAGCTGGCCGACGGCGGTGCCCCCCGTGGCGCCTGGTGCGCGCTGCCCCCGGGTGGCTCGGGCGCCCGGGCGCAATGCCTGGCCCTTGCCGTGCGTGCAGCCCTGGCCGGCGATCGTGGCGTGCTCATCGTGGTGGCGACCACCGACCAGGCCGATGAGCTGGCCGATTCGCTGAGCGGCGCCCTTCAGGACGAGGACGTCGTCGTCCTGTCCGCCGAGCACGGGCCCGCTCGACGCTACCGGGCCTTTCTCAAGCTGCTGCTGGGGCGCTCCCGCGTTGTGGTGGGCACGCGCGCCGCAGCCTTCGCCCCGGTTCATCGCCTGGGACTGGCCGTCATCTGGGATGACGGCGACCACCGCCTCGATGAGCGCCGCGCCCCCTATGTCCACGCGCGCACGGTGCTGGCGCTGCGCTCCTCCCTGGAGGGCGCCGGGCTCCTCCTGGCCGGGTACACCCGCACCGTGGAGGCCCAGTCCCTCGTTGAGCAGGGATGGTGCGCTGACCTGCTGGCCCCCAGGGAGCTCAGGCGCCAATGCGCCCCGAGGATCGAGGTTCCCGGTCTTCCCGAGCTGGATGCCGAGGGCGCCTCAGGATCGGCGCGCATCCCCTCCCTGGCGCACCGGCTCCTCAAGGAAGGGCTGACCGAGGGCCCGGTTCTGGTCCAGGTGCCCCGATCCGGATACGCCCCCATGGTCGCCTGCGCCGATTGCCGCACTGCGGCGCGCTGCAGGCACTGCGGCGGACCGCTGGCGATGCTCCGCGACCACAGGACCTTCTGCCGCTGGTGCGCCAGGCCCCAAGGAGCCTGGACCTGCACCGAATGCGGCGGGCAGGCACTGCGCATGGTAGTGGTCGGCTCGACGCGCACCGGTGAGGAGCTGGGCAGGGCACTGCCAGGCACCCCGGTGGTGATCTCGGGTGCCAGGGAGGACCACGGCGTGCTGCGCTCGGTCGACGACTCGCCCCGGTTGGTCGTGGCCACCCCGGGCGCTGAGCCCGTGGCTCAGGGAGGCTACCGGGCCGTGCTGCTGCTCGACGGCGCGGCGCTGTCAGCCCGGGCGGATCTTGGTGCGGGCAGTGAGGCCTTGCGGCGCTGGACGAATGCGGCCGTGCTCGCGCGACCCGATGCTCGAGTCATGCTCCTGGGCCATCCCGATCAGACGGTGTCCCAGGCCTTCCTGCGCTGGGATCATGCCGGATACGCGAGTCGTGAACTGGCTGACAGGGCCGAGCTCCACCTGCCGCCGGCCTGGCGGGCCGCCAGGATCGATGGCCCGCAGCGCGAGGTGGAGAGCCTGGCCGCACAACTATCGAGCGGCTTCGAGGTGCTGGGGCCAGTCATGCCCCGCCGCGAGCCCGCCCAGGCGCCGACGGCGCGGGCGCTGGTCAGAGCGCCCCTGTCCCGCGGCCACGACCTGGCCAGGGCCCTGCTCCTGGCCATGCGGGAGCGCTCCATCAGGCGCGAGGAGCCGGTGCGCGTCGAGGTGGATCCCACCGTGCTGTGGTGA
- the gmk gene encoding guanylate kinase, with protein sequence MTHASHRAAPPGHDGAARLTVLAGPTAVGKGTIVAELRRRHPGLFVSVSATTRSPRCGEIDGTHYHFISDEEFDALVDDEQMLEWATVHGCHRYGTPRRPVIQRLEAGAPALLEIDLAGARQVRAAMPDARLVFIAPPSWEELVSRLVGRGTEGQREQERRLATARVEMEAAGEFDHTVINDSVARATDEIESLMGLRG encoded by the coding sequence ATGACCCATGCCTCTCATCGGGCTGCGCCCCCTGGCCATGACGGTGCGGCCCGGCTGACCGTGCTGGCCGGTCCCACCGCCGTCGGCAAGGGAACGATCGTGGCCGAGCTGCGGCGTCGCCACCCCGGGCTCTTCGTGTCGGTCTCCGCCACCACCCGCAGTCCTCGCTGCGGGGAGATCGACGGGACCCACTACCACTTCATCAGCGATGAGGAGTTCGACGCGCTCGTCGATGACGAGCAGATGCTCGAATGGGCCACCGTCCACGGCTGCCACCGCTATGGCACGCCCAGGCGCCCCGTCATCCAGCGCCTTGAGGCCGGGGCTCCCGCACTGCTGGAGATCGACCTGGCCGGTGCCCGGCAGGTGCGAGCGGCCATGCCCGATGCCCGCCTGGTCTTCATCGCTCCTCCCAGCTGGGAGGAGCTCGTCTCCCGGCTGGTCGGCCGGGGCACTGAGGGCCAGCGCGAGCAGGAGCGGCGCCTGGCCACCGCCCGGGTTGAGATGGAGGCCGCAGGCGAGTTCGACCACACCGTGATCAACGACTCCGTGGCACGTGCCACGGATGAGATCGAGTCCCTCATGGGACTCAGGGGCTAG
- the mihF gene encoding integration host factor, actinobacterial type: MALPTLTPEQRSEALRKAAAARLRRAEVKAELKSGTMRLSEFFEAADREEVLAKMKVKALLLSLPRVGVTTADAILTEVRIAESRRVRGLGANQRAELISRFG; encoded by the coding sequence ATGGCGCTTCCCACGCTGACACCAGAACAGAGGAGCGAGGCACTGAGGAAGGCTGCCGCTGCGCGCCTTCGACGTGCCGAGGTCAAGGCCGAGCTCAAGAGCGGGACGATGAGACTCTCGGAGTTCTTCGAGGCCGCGGATCGCGAGGAGGTGCTGGCCAAGATGAAGGTCAAGGCCCTCCTGCTCTCCCTGCCCCGGGTGGGGGTGACCACCGCAGATGCCATCCTCACCGAGGTGCGCATCGCCGAGTCCCGCCGCGTCCGTGGTCTTGGGGCCAACCAGCGGGCGGAGCTCATCAGCCGATTCGGCTGA
- a CDS encoding DMT family transporter produces MSQSTATTAAKAPTTAGEYVMNKKLGAIAMLLSATGMGLVGTISRGATAGLADADKSVIGSFLAFGRMTTGCLGFLLILWLTKKVGLFRSTKLSMTVILGGVCIGLSLGFYISSTLMTSIANAVFLIYTGPLFCAILARIFRKEHISALAAVFLSLVFVGMLLTIGIIDFKNGGFVFGLDLSATSTEYPNKALGDLFGLLSGVFYGLAMFFYGYRKDIDSVVRGVWNFLWAAVATLIMSIILSPWHGVSTFTAYNWRWAVALFLVCGLFALGFLVVAGRNLPAVEYSTIAYWECPVAILCGLLVWGESLTPVGVIGGLLIVGGGLAPIVLDMMKRRG; encoded by the coding sequence ATGTCCCAGTCCACCGCGACGACCGCCGCCAAGGCCCCAACGACGGCTGGCGAGTACGTCATGAACAAGAAGCTCGGCGCCATCGCCATGCTTCTGTCCGCCACCGGCATGGGCCTGGTCGGCACCATCAGCCGGGGCGCCACCGCCGGGCTCGCCGACGCCGACAAGTCCGTCATCGGATCCTTCCTGGCCTTCGGCCGCATGACCACCGGCTGCCTTGGATTCCTGCTCATCCTGTGGCTGACCAAGAAGGTCGGGCTGTTCCGCTCCACCAAGCTGAGCATGACCGTCATCCTGGGCGGAGTGTGCATCGGCCTGTCCCTGGGCTTCTACATCTCCTCCACCCTTATGACCTCGATCGCCAACGCGGTCTTCCTCATCTACACCGGCCCCCTGTTCTGCGCGATCCTCGCCCGCATCTTCCGCAAGGAGCACATCTCCGCCCTGGCGGCGGTCTTCCTCTCCCTGGTGTTCGTGGGCATGCTCCTGACCATTGGCATCATCGACTTCAAGAACGGCGGCTTCGTCTTCGGCCTGGACCTGTCAGCGACCTCCACGGAGTACCCCAACAAGGCGCTCGGTGACCTCTTCGGCCTGCTGTCCGGCGTCTTCTACGGCCTGGCCATGTTCTTCTACGGCTACCGCAAGGACATCGACTCCGTGGTGCGCGGTGTGTGGAACTTCCTGTGGGCGGCCGTGGCCACCCTCATCATGTCCATCATCCTGAGCCCCTGGCACGGCGTGTCGACCTTCACCGCCTACAACTGGAGGTGGGCGGTGGCCCTGTTCCTCGTCTGCGGGCTGTTCGCCCTGGGCTTCCTCGTCGTGGCCGGGCGGAACCTGCCTGCTGTGGAGTACTCCACCATCGCCTACTGGGAGTGCCCGGTCGCGATCCTGTGCGGCCTGCTCGTGTGGGGTGAGAGCCTGACGCCCGTCGGGGTGATCGGCGGCCTGCTCATCGTCGGCGGCGGTCTGGCCCCGATCGTGCTGGACATGATGAAGCGCCGCGGCTGA
- the metK gene encoding methionine adenosyltransferase: protein MTSSLRLFTSESVTEGHPDKICDRVSDAILDAILEQDPTARVAVETMVTTGLVHVAGEVTTERAYVEIPEIVRSEITRIGYTSSDVCFDGRSCGVSVSIGQQSPDIAAGVDKALEARVDAQAIDPLDLQGAGDQGLMFGYACDETSALMPAPIHLAHRLAERLAEVRKRGIVEGLRPDGKTQVTIGYDGDRAVSLETVVVSTQHDENRSRAWLTDAISSQVIAPVLQEQAAQGLELDASSMDLLVNPSGQFVIGGPVGDAGLTGRKIIVDTYGGMSRHGGGAFSGKDPSKVDRSASYAMRWVAKNVVAAGLARRCEIQVAYAIGSARPVGLYVETFGTESVAPARIQAAVEEVFDLRPAAIVRDLDLLRPIYRATSVYGHFGRPGFAWEATDRVEALRQAV, encoded by the coding sequence GTGACATCATCTCTGCGCCTGTTCACCTCCGAATCCGTCACTGAGGGACACCCCGATAAAATCTGCGACCGGGTCTCCGACGCGATTCTGGATGCCATCCTCGAGCAGGACCCCACCGCGCGCGTGGCAGTGGAGACGATGGTGACAACCGGCCTGGTGCATGTGGCCGGCGAGGTCACCACCGAGCGCGCCTATGTCGAGATCCCCGAGATCGTTCGCTCCGAGATCACGCGGATCGGCTACACCTCCTCCGATGTGTGCTTCGACGGCCGCTCCTGCGGCGTGTCAGTCTCCATCGGTCAGCAGTCCCCGGATATCGCCGCCGGCGTGGACAAGGCCCTGGAGGCGCGGGTCGATGCTCAGGCCATTGATCCTCTTGACCTTCAGGGCGCCGGGGACCAGGGCCTCATGTTCGGCTACGCCTGTGATGAGACCTCCGCCCTCATGCCCGCCCCGATTCATCTGGCCCACCGCCTGGCCGAGCGCCTGGCCGAGGTTCGCAAGAGAGGAATCGTGGAGGGCCTGCGCCCCGACGGCAAGACCCAGGTGACCATCGGATACGACGGCGATCGCGCCGTCAGTCTGGAGACCGTGGTCGTGTCCACCCAGCACGATGAGAACCGCAGTCGCGCCTGGCTCACCGATGCCATCTCCTCCCAGGTCATCGCCCCGGTTCTTCAGGAGCAGGCGGCCCAGGGCCTGGAGCTGGACGCCTCCTCCATGGACCTGCTGGTCAACCCCTCCGGGCAGTTCGTCATCGGCGGACCGGTTGGGGATGCCGGCCTGACCGGACGCAAGATCATCGTGGACACCTATGGGGGCATGTCCCGTCACGGAGGCGGCGCCTTCTCGGGCAAGGACCCCTCCAAGGTGGACCGCTCGGCCTCCTACGCCATGCGCTGGGTGGCCAAGAACGTCGTGGCGGCGGGCCTGGCGCGCCGCTGCGAGATCCAGGTGGCCTATGCGATCGGCTCGGCGCGACCCGTGGGCCTGTACGTGGAGACCTTCGGCACCGAGTCAGTGGCCCCCGCTCGCATCCAGGCCGCCGTCGAGGAGGTCTTCGACCTGCGGCCCGCGGCCATCGTGCGCGACCTGGACCTGCTGCGCCCCATCTACCGGGCCACCAGTGTCTACGGGCACTTCGGCCGTCCCGGCTTCGCCTGGGAGGCCACGGACCGCGTCGAGGCCCTGCGCCAGGCGGTGTGA
- the rpoZ gene encoding DNA-directed RNA polymerase subunit omega: MLGTSPQPEGITNPPIDDLLAKVDSKYGLVVEAAKRARQINTYTQQLEDNQFEFFGPLVETELEEKSLGIALREIAADKLEVIPGDVARARRAEAEEARRAAEEDMFSDIDLDAPLSLGDSEAETTSLDDIEF, encoded by the coding sequence ATGCTCGGAACCTCACCCCAGCCCGAGGGCATCACCAACCCGCCGATCGACGACCTCCTGGCGAAGGTCGACTCCAAGTACGGCCTGGTGGTGGAGGCGGCCAAGCGCGCCCGGCAGATCAACACCTACACCCAGCAGCTCGAGGACAACCAGTTCGAGTTCTTCGGCCCCCTGGTCGAGACCGAGTTGGAGGAGAAGTCCCTGGGCATCGCACTGCGCGAGATCGCGGCGGACAAGCTCGAGGTCATTCCCGGGGATGTCGCCCGCGCCCGCCGCGCCGAGGCCGAGGAGGCCCGTCGCGCCGCGGAGGAGGACATGTTCTCCGACATCGACCTGGACGCCCCCCTCTCCCTGGGAGACTCCGAGGCTGAGACCACCAGCCTGGACGACATCGAGTTCTAG
- a CDS encoding creatininase, whose amino-acid sequence MSSDVNITRLDAFTYRERLAAQPQPPILIPVGAIEQHGPHMPLGVDMLLSTRMAELAAERIGALVGPTVTTGYKSQQRSGGGNHLIGSFGFDAATVIGICQTLVRELTRHGARRIVFVNGHYENYQFIYEGVDLALREIGDQDAPSVMILSYWDFVTEEVIAQLYPDGFPGWDVEHGGVMETSLMLEYFPEQVAMDRVMDLPPADLPLYDLLPVDPSLTPSSGCLSSGLAASADKGRILAESIVSGIAESITGRFGM is encoded by the coding sequence ATGAGCAGTGACGTCAATATCACCAGACTGGATGCCTTCACCTACCGGGAGCGACTGGCCGCCCAGCCTCAGCCCCCGATCCTCATCCCCGTGGGCGCCATCGAGCAGCACGGCCCCCACATGCCCCTGGGGGTCGACATGCTGCTGTCCACGCGCATGGCCGAGCTCGCCGCAGAGCGCATCGGCGCCCTGGTGGGCCCCACCGTGACCACCGGCTACAAGTCGCAGCAGCGCTCGGGCGGCGGCAATCACCTCATCGGCTCCTTCGGATTCGATGCGGCAACGGTGATCGGCATCTGCCAGACCCTGGTCAGGGAGCTGACCAGGCACGGCGCCCGGCGCATCGTGTTCGTCAACGGGCACTACGAGAACTACCAGTTCATCTACGAGGGAGTGGATCTGGCACTGCGCGAGATCGGTGACCAGGACGCTCCATCGGTCATGATCCTGTCCTACTGGGACTTCGTCACCGAGGAGGTCATCGCCCAGCTCTATCCCGACGGCTTCCCCGGGTGGGATGTCGAGCACGGAGGGGTTATGGAGACCTCCCTGATGCTCGAGTACTTCCCCGAGCAGGTGGCGATGGACCGCGTCATGGATCTGCCACCCGCCGACCTTCCCCTCTACGACCTTCTGCCCGTCGACCCCTCCTTGACTCCGAGCTCAGGCTGCCTGTCCTCGGGGCTGGCGGCATCGGCGGACAAGGGCCGCATCCTCGCCGAATCGATCGTCTCCGGCATCGCCGAGTCCATCACCGGCAGATTCGGCATGTAG
- a CDS encoding MFS transporter encodes MSTNANHQHATHPDEHERAVALSRAAKASFIGNFIEWFDYASYGYLAVIIGRVFFPESESGLQTLSAFAVFAMSFILRPVGAVVWGAWGDRWGRRWALSWSILIMSGSTFLIGILPGFAAIGWWAAILLLLLRMVQGFSASGEYAGAGTFLAEYAPASKRGMYTSLVPASTATGLLAGSLMVSGMLVVMDDAAMQSWGWRIPFLLAGPLGLIGRYIRVHLEDSPVYQAMVEELPSEPKSSNWAEPLRLLAYNHLGDVLITFGVSCLNAVAFYMLLSYMPTYVHEELGFSQDTATMATSIMLTVYIAAIFFMGHLSDSFGRRKMLIAACVAFIVLTVPLFYVMTHAAGMLWVVIACQIVFALILTANDGTLATFLAESFPTNVRYSGFALSFNGANALLGGTTPLIVTWLIKVTGVTLVPAFYLTAVAIIAMIAIVKSRVIHGSELTEAVGEGASDE; translated from the coding sequence ATGAGTACCAATGCCAACCATCAGCACGCGACTCACCCAGATGAGCATGAGAGGGCGGTTGCGCTGAGCCGCGCCGCCAAGGCCAGCTTCATCGGCAACTTCATCGAGTGGTTCGACTACGCCTCCTACGGCTACCTCGCTGTGATCATCGGTCGCGTCTTCTTCCCCGAGTCGGAGTCCGGGCTTCAGACACTGTCCGCCTTCGCGGTGTTCGCCATGTCCTTCATCCTGCGCCCCGTGGGAGCCGTCGTGTGGGGCGCCTGGGGAGACCGCTGGGGCCGCCGCTGGGCGCTGTCCTGGTCCATCCTCATCATGTCCGGATCGACCTTCCTCATCGGCATCCTGCCCGGATTCGCCGCTATCGGCTGGTGGGCCGCGATCCTTCTTCTCCTCCTGCGCATGGTCCAGGGCTTCTCGGCCTCCGGGGAGTACGCCGGAGCCGGCACCTTCCTGGCGGAGTACGCCCCTGCCTCCAAGCGGGGCATGTACACCAGCCTGGTTCCCGCCTCCACCGCCACGGGCCTGCTGGCCGGCTCCCTCATGGTCTCGGGCATGCTCGTCGTCATGGATGATGCCGCCATGCAGTCCTGGGGCTGGCGGATCCCCTTCCTGCTGGCCGGGCCCCTGGGTCTCATCGGCCGCTACATCCGTGTCCACCTGGAGGACTCCCCCGTCTACCAGGCCATGGTCGAGGAGCTGCCCTCAGAGCCCAAGTCCTCCAACTGGGCCGAGCCGCTGCGTCTCCTCGCCTACAACCACCTCGGTGACGTCCTCATCACCTTCGGCGTGTCCTGTCTCAATGCCGTGGCCTTCTACATGCTGCTGAGCTACATGCCCACCTACGTCCATGAGGAGCTCGGCTTCAGCCAGGACACCGCGACCATGGCCACCTCGATCATGCTCACGGTCTACATCGCCGCGATCTTCTTCATGGGGCATCTCTCGGACTCCTTCGGGCGCCGCAAGATGCTCATCGCGGCCTGCGTGGCCTTCATCGTCCTGACCGTGCCGCTCTTCTACGTCATGACGCATGCCGCCGGGATGCTCTGGGTGGTCATCGCATGCCAGATCGTCTTCGCTCTCATCCTCACGGCCAATGACGGCACCCTGGCCACCTTCCTGGCCGAGTCCTTCCCCACCAATGTCCGCTACTCCGGATTCGCCCTGTCCTTCAACGGTGCCAATGCCCTGCTGGGTGGAACCACGCCGCTCATCGTCACGTGGCTCATCAAGGTCACTGGCGTCACCCTGGTGCCCGCCTTCTACCTGACTGCCGTTGCGATCATCGCGATGATCGCGATCGTCAAGTCCCGGGTCATTCATGGCTCCGAGCTCACCGAGGCCGTCGGCGAGGGCGCCTCGGATGAGTAG